One sulfur-oxidizing endosymbiont of Gigantopelta aegis DNA segment encodes these proteins:
- a CDS encoding transposase: protein MNLIDELYIKHPFYGSRQIRNALRLKCYKINRKKFNGLCGSWDWFQWHQNPIPASLAK, encoded by the coding sequence ATGAATTTGATTGATGAGTTGTACATAAAACATCCATTCTATGGCAGTCGTCAAATTCGTAATGCATTAAGATTGAAATGTTATAAAATTAATCGTAAAAAGTTCAACGGCTTATGCGGATCATGGGATTGGTTTCAGTGGCACCAAAACCCAATACCAGCAAGCCTTGCAAAGTAA